One region of Limnospira fusiformis SAG 85.79 genomic DNA includes:
- the gatB gene encoding Asp-tRNA(Asn)/Glu-tRNA(Gln) amidotransferase subunit GatB, with translation MSTLAPVKTEYEAVIGLETHCQLSTQTKIFSNSSTEFGADPNTNIDPICLGLPGVLPVLNQKVLEYAVKAARALNCEIAPYSKFDRKQYFYPDLPKNYQISQFDLPIATNGWLEIEIVDENNNPIRKRIGITRLHMEEDAGKLVHGGSDRLAGSTYSMVDFNRAGIPLVEIVSEPDIRSGLEAAEYAQELRRIVRYLGVSDGNMQEGSLRCDVNISVRPVGQKEFGTKVEIKNMNSFSAIQKAIDYEIERQIAALEAGQSLIQETRLWEEGSQRTISMRSKEGSSDYRYFPEPDLPPIQVSAEQLKQWESELPELPAQKRHRYETDLGLSPYDTRVLTDDRTVAQYFEATVAAGADTKQAANWLMGDITAYLKNEKLAITDIPLKPAELAELINLIGENTISGKIAKDILPELLAKGGSPKQMVEKKGLIQISDTGELEAIIDEVIASHPQEVEKFKAGKTKLKGFFVGQVMKKTQGRADPQLTNKLISQKLEG, from the coding sequence ATGTCTACTCTAGCACCAGTAAAAACAGAGTACGAGGCTGTCATTGGCTTAGAAACTCACTGTCAGCTTAGTACCCAAACTAAAATCTTCTCTAACTCCTCTACCGAATTTGGTGCTGATCCTAACACCAATATTGATCCTATATGTCTAGGGCTGCCGGGAGTGCTTCCGGTTTTAAATCAAAAGGTATTAGAGTATGCGGTCAAGGCGGCGCGCGCCCTCAATTGTGAAATTGCGCCCTATAGTAAGTTCGATCGCAAACAATATTTTTATCCAGATCTGCCTAAAAATTATCAGATTTCCCAATTCGATCTACCTATTGCTACTAATGGCTGGCTGGAAATTGAAATTGTTGATGAGAACAATAATCCTATCCGTAAACGCATAGGTATTACCCGCCTCCACATGGAAGAAGATGCGGGAAAACTTGTCCATGGAGGTAGCGATCGCCTGGCTGGTTCTACCTATTCTATGGTAGACTTTAACCGGGCAGGTATTCCCCTAGTCGAAATCGTTTCGGAACCTGATATCCGTTCGGGTTTAGAGGCGGCTGAGTACGCCCAAGAATTGCGCCGCATTGTCCGCTATTTAGGCGTTAGTGATGGGAATATGCAGGAAGGTTCCCTACGTTGTGATGTCAATATTTCTGTGCGTCCCGTCGGTCAAAAAGAATTTGGTACTAAAGTTGAAATTAAAAACATGAACTCCTTTAGTGCCATTCAAAAAGCGATCGACTACGAAATAGAACGCCAAATTGCCGCCCTAGAAGCCGGACAATCTCTTATTCAAGAAACCCGTCTCTGGGAAGAAGGCAGCCAACGCACTATCAGCATGAGAAGTAAAGAGGGTTCGAGTGATTACCGCTATTTTCCAGAACCTGACCTTCCTCCTATTCAAGTATCAGCGGAACAATTGAAACAATGGGAGTCGGAATTACCAGAACTTCCCGCCCAAAAACGACACCGTTACGAGACGGACTTGGGATTATCTCCCTATGATACCCGTGTCTTAACGGACGATCGCACTGTGGCGCAATATTTCGAGGCTACAGTCGCAGCAGGTGCAGATACTAAACAAGCGGCTAACTGGTTAATGGGGGATATTACGGCATATCTGAAAAATGAAAAACTGGCAATTACTGACATTCCCCTTAAACCCGCAGAACTAGCGGAACTAATTAATCTGATTGGCGAAAATACCATTAGTGGTAAAATCGCTAAAGATATTCTGCCGGAACTTTTGGCTAAGGGTGGTTCCCCCAAACAAATGGTGGAGAAAAAAGGCTTAATTCAGATTTCCGATACAGGGGAATTAGAAGCGATTATCGATGAAGTTATAGCTAGTCATCCCCAGGAAGTTGAAAAGTTTAAGGCTGGTAAAACTAAGCTAAAAGGTTTCTTTGTGGGACAGGTGATGAAGAAAACCCAAGGACGCGCCGACCCGCAGTTAACCAACAAGTTAATCTCTCAAAAACTCGAAGGTTAG
- a CDS encoding nSTAND1 domain-containing NTPase, with amino-acid sequence MYDGEKANQDAIRTLIRSITRLQGDFSLILACCNYRSVRETIVQQLRVDCPVPIQELVLDPKAKTLYTTIFDTLQGEMPSALMVFGLESVNNLQGVLKATNQMREEFRNFEFPLILWVSDQLVSMMIRLVPDFHSFATTIHFEVETDHLIDFLKQTSNQILEQLLDSGATIFLDEATLELESGSPLRNELESAQQDLQRRGVTLDQDLEASLELILGRIADHTTQEALQHYQRSLTLWQQTNNRLGCGHVLFYLGFWWRYYGMMNRGEKWEACAKAKDYYRQSLQEFESADRPDLVAKFINALGEILHYLENWSELDEVANWALDLHQNQSHSFRTARAYHFLAEVQLANGNFKTAKYIIQKSLEIINSNLSQNSQVKEGKEIRNYEYLRKLDWERSYHWGWYLLCFGRSQQGLGEHEEAIATFKQAKNLTKPCYDPELYIKIFKQLHYSYFRQGEYLAAYQVKQQQREIEQQFSFRPFIGAGALQQSQLITNPSYPQSEDRTLINSEMTASGRLQDIDQLMKRLGEDRYKLTIIYGQSGVGKSSLLQAGLIPQLRHKNTLIQARRVLPIYQKTYTNWVGGLSNAIARALSQLDNSELDSGFLTNPTEILDQLQVLNYRNLMMIIIFDQFEEFFVATKEPQKREEFYQFLRECLNIPYIKTIFALRQDYLHHLLEGNRLKYFDAVNDNILDKNILYYLGNFIPEDAASVIKNLTAKTQFILEPELIKQLVQELAGESGEVRPIELQIVGSQLYTNQITTLEEYRLQGPKRRLVESYLEEVVADCGEENKDIAELVLYLLTDEYNNRPLKTRYALNRDLQSLADNLKITDQLDTVLKIFVLSGLVCLLPEIPEERYQLVHDYLVSFIREQRSSELVYKLQNEKQKRQEAEAEITEINQVLRKRLVNTIGLCIGLSLLSIAVLMLWHNTKTQEKQLKLARFNYEYLALLKGETDQLKASLTAMEAGRILQRQPVTEIERRTASSLWEVNNIFRERDRLSESFGGILSLSFNPTGDQIVSGDQDGTIRIWNQNRELIGSWLANKRKIRRVVFSPNSSGQELIIASAGEDENIKLWRPDGTLINTLIGHTRDIQWLSFSPDGQQLASASEDGTIRLWSRDGDTIAILTGHEAEVLSVSFSPDEQLIVSSDEMGVIKLWNRQGELITSFQGHDQAIWSVKFSPDSQILASASNDNTVKLWNLDGTLSQTLTGHEKSVNSVNFSPNGRLIVTASTDTTIKLWNYEGILVSTLRGHRNTVNHAVFAPDSQTLISASADGSIRFWGLQNLPRVWQSPRDIYNAVFSPNSELIASVSSNNMAIVWETNSLNIRLMFDEHTDTVNNISFSPDSQLIASASNDKTVKIWNTEGDVLRTINHDFPVWTVSFSPDGQKIASVSDDQIIRLWDINGVLQTTLIGHTDRINDISFNQQAQIMASVGDNTIKIWDINGSLIRDLSQGSHFSKVAFSPNGTLLAVGTGDGSVKLWETSDWKPITTTTIGRHNRVVFDLSFNSTGEILASASQDGTVKLWDRSGQLITTLEVGIKPVLSVHFSADDQMLVATDADNRMVFWELDYSNFNQVDYLLDQACDRLQNYLNRHNNNPAINPNICN; translated from the coding sequence ATGTACGATGGGGAAAAGGCTAACCAAGACGCGATCAGAACCCTAATCCGCAGTATTACTCGCCTCCAGGGTGATTTTTCGCTGATTCTTGCCTGTTGCAATTATCGTTCCGTTCGGGAAACTATTGTGCAACAGTTGCGGGTAGATTGTCCTGTTCCCATTCAAGAATTAGTTTTGGACCCCAAGGCTAAAACTCTCTATACGACCATTTTTGATACCCTACAGGGGGAAATGCCATCAGCTTTGATGGTGTTTGGCTTGGAGTCGGTGAATAATTTGCAGGGGGTACTCAAGGCGACTAATCAAATGCGGGAGGAATTCCGCAATTTTGAGTTTCCGTTGATTTTGTGGGTAAGCGATCAATTGGTGTCGATGATGATTCGCTTAGTCCCAGATTTTCATAGTTTTGCAACTACAATTCACTTCGAGGTTGAAACTGATCATCTCATTGACTTCCTGAAACAGACCAGTAATCAGATTTTAGAACAGTTACTCGATAGTGGCGCAACTATTTTTTTAGATGAGGCTACCCTGGAGTTAGAAAGCGGTTCTCCCCTACGCAATGAACTAGAATCCGCACAACAGGACCTCCAACGGCGGGGAGTAACTCTTGATCAGGATTTAGAAGCTAGTTTAGAGTTGATACTGGGTCGAATTGCTGATCATACTACTCAGGAAGCATTGCAGCATTACCAACGGAGTTTAACATTGTGGCAGCAGACTAACAACCGCTTAGGCTGTGGTCATGTTCTGTTTTATTTGGGTTTCTGGTGGCGTTACTATGGGATGATGAACCGGGGGGAAAAGTGGGAAGCCTGCGCCAAAGCCAAGGATTATTATCGGCAATCTTTACAGGAATTTGAATCGGCTGATCGACCGGATTTGGTGGCAAAGTTTATTAATGCTTTGGGGGAAATATTACACTATTTGGAAAATTGGTCAGAGTTGGATGAAGTGGCTAATTGGGCCTTGGACTTGCATCAAAATCAGTCCCATTCCTTTAGGACAGCGCGCGCCTACCACTTTTTGGCGGAAGTACAATTAGCTAATGGTAACTTTAAAACCGCTAAGTATATTATACAGAAATCTCTGGAAATTATCAACAGTAATTTATCGCAAAATTCCCAGGTTAAGGAGGGGAAGGAGATCCGGAACTATGAATATTTACGAAAGTTGGATTGGGAACGTTCTTATCATTGGGGATGGTATTTGCTGTGTTTCGGGAGATCTCAACAGGGTTTGGGAGAACATGAAGAGGCGATCGCTACTTTTAAACAAGCCAAGAATTTGACCAAACCTTGTTATGATCCAGAACTATATATTAAAATTTTTAAACAGTTACATTACAGCTATTTTAGACAGGGTGAATATCTCGCCGCCTATCAAGTGAAACAGCAACAGCGGGAAATCGAACAACAGTTTAGTTTTCGGCCTTTTATTGGTGCGGGTGCATTACAGCAAAGCCAGTTAATTACTAATCCCAGTTATCCCCAATCTGAAGATAGGACTTTAATTAATTCGGAAATGACCGCCTCGGGAAGATTGCAAGATATTGACCAATTAATGAAGCGGCTGGGGGAAGACAGATATAAATTAACCATAATTTATGGACAGTCAGGAGTCGGGAAAAGTTCTCTATTGCAAGCGGGACTCATTCCCCAACTGAGACATAAAAATACATTGATTCAAGCCAGGCGAGTTCTCCCGATTTATCAAAAAACTTATACTAATTGGGTGGGGGGACTCAGTAATGCGATCGCCAGAGCTTTATCTCAATTAGATAACTCTGAATTAGACTCAGGATTTTTAACTAACCCGACCGAAATTTTAGACCAACTCCAGGTTCTGAATTATCGAAATTTAATGATGATTATTATTTTCGATCAGTTTGAAGAGTTTTTCGTAGCTACCAAGGAACCCCAAAAGCGAGAAGAATTTTATCAATTTTTACGGGAATGTTTGAATATTCCCTATATCAAGACTATTTTTGCACTGCGTCAGGACTATTTACACCACCTACTAGAAGGAAATCGTTTAAAATACTTTGATGCGGTTAACGACAATATTTTAGATAAAAATATTCTCTATTATTTGGGTAATTTCATCCCGGAAGATGCCGCCTCAGTTATCAAAAATTTAACCGCCAAAACTCAATTTATCTTGGAACCGGAATTAATTAAACAACTGGTGCAAGAATTAGCAGGAGAGTCGGGAGAAGTCCGACCCATTGAACTACAAATTGTCGGTTCTCAACTTTACACCAATCAAATCACCACCTTGGAAGAATATCGCCTCCAAGGACCGAAAAGGCGGTTAGTAGAGAGTTATTTAGAGGAAGTAGTGGCAGACTGTGGCGAGGAAAATAAAGACATCGCCGAATTAGTCTTATATTTACTCACAGATGAATATAACAACCGACCCTTAAAAACTCGGTATGCTTTGAATAGAGATTTACAAAGTTTGGCGGATAACCTAAAAATCACGGATCAACTAGATACAGTCTTAAAAATATTCGTGTTATCCGGGTTGGTCTGTTTACTCCCAGAAATTCCAGAGGAACGTTATCAGCTTGTCCATGATTATCTAGTATCTTTTATTCGGGAACAACGGAGTAGTGAATTAGTTTATAAGCTGCAAAATGAGAAACAAAAAAGACAGGAAGCTGAAGCCGAAATCACCGAAATCAATCAAGTTTTGAGGAAAAGGCTGGTTAATACGATTGGATTATGTATAGGGTTGAGTTTATTATCAATAGCCGTATTAATGCTGTGGCACAATACTAAAACCCAGGAAAAACAACTAAAATTAGCCAGGTTTAATTATGAATATTTGGCTTTGTTAAAAGGGGAAACGGATCAACTGAAAGCCTCCCTAACTGCTATGGAAGCAGGTAGAATTCTGCAACGCCAACCCGTTACGGAAATTGAACGCCGCACCGCTAGTTCTCTGTGGGAAGTCAATAATATCTTTAGAGAACGCGATCGCCTATCTGAATCTTTTGGCGGTATTCTCAGCCTCAGTTTTAACCCTACTGGTGATCAAATAGTATCAGGCGATCAAGATGGTACAATCAGGATCTGGAACCAAAATCGAGAATTAATAGGAAGTTGGTTAGCCAATAAACGCAAAATTCGCCGCGTGGTTTTTAGTCCCAATTCCTCCGGTCAAGAATTGATTATAGCTTCAGCGGGGGAAGATGAAAATATCAAACTCTGGCGACCTGATGGAACTTTAATTAATACCCTAATAGGACATACCAGAGATATACAATGGCTGAGTTTTAGTCCAGATGGTCAGCAGTTAGCCTCCGCTAGTGAAGATGGAACTATTCGTCTGTGGAGCCGTGACGGTGACACCATAGCCATATTAACCGGACACGAAGCGGAGGTTTTGTCGGTCAGTTTTAGTCCAGATGAACAGTTGATTGTTTCCTCTGATGAAATGGGGGTAATTAAATTATGGAATCGTCAGGGGGAGTTAATCACCAGTTTTCAGGGTCATGACCAAGCCATTTGGAGTGTTAAATTTAGTCCAGATTCTCAAATTTTGGCTTCTGCTAGTAATGATAATACGGTGAAACTGTGGAACCTCGATGGGACATTATCTCAAACTTTAACAGGTCATGAAAAATCAGTAAATAGCGTTAATTTTAGTCCAAATGGTCGCCTGATTGTGACAGCCAGCACCGATACAACTATCAAACTTTGGAACTATGAGGGAATTTTGGTTTCTACTCTCCGGGGTCATAGAAATACTGTCAATCATGCGGTTTTTGCTCCCGACAGTCAAACGCTAATTTCCGCCAGTGCTGATGGTTCTATCCGTTTTTGGGGACTACAAAACCTCCCCAGAGTCTGGCAATCTCCTAGGGATATTTATAACGCTGTTTTTAGTCCGAATAGTGAGTTAATAGCTTCAGTCTCCAGCAATAATATGGCGATAGTATGGGAGACTAATTCCCTAAATATTAGGCTAATGTTTGATGAACATACGGATACTGTTAATAATATCAGCTTTAGTCCTGATAGTCAACTGATTGCTTCTGCTAGTAATGATAAAACGGTGAAAATTTGGAATACAGAAGGTGATGTTTTAAGGACTATCAACCATGATTTCCCAGTGTGGACGGTGAGTTTTAGTCCTGATGGTCAAAAAATTGCTTCGGTTAGTGATGACCAAATCATTCGGTTATGGGATATCAATGGAGTATTACAAACTACTCTGATTGGACATACGGATAGAATTAATGATATTAGTTTTAATCAACAAGCTCAAATCATGGCTTCTGTGGGTGATAATACTATTAAAATTTGGGATATTAACGGTTCTTTAATTCGCGACCTTTCCCAGGGTAGTCACTTCTCTAAGGTGGCTTTTAGTCCTAATGGAACTCTGCTGGCTGTGGGGACGGGGGATGGGTCGGTGAAATTGTGGGAAACCTCGGACTGGAAACCAATTACAACTACTACCATAGGACGACATAACCGGGTGGTGTTTGATTTGAGTTTTAATTCAACTGGGGAGATACTGGCTTCCGCGAGTCAGGATGGGACGGTGAAACTCTGGGATCGTTCTGGTCAGTTAATCACGACTCTGGAAGTGGGAATTAAACCGGTTTTATCGGTGCATTTTAGTGCTGATGACCAAATGTTGGTGGCTACTGATGCTGACAACCGCATGGTATTTTGGGAGTTGGATTATAGCAATTTTAACCAGGTTGATTATTTACTGGATCAGGCTTGCGATCGCCTTCAAAATTATTTAAATCGTCATAATAATAACCCGGCGATTAATCCTAATATTTGTAATTGA
- a CDS encoding RNA-guided endonuclease InsQ/TnpB family protein, translating into MRIYPSPELNQVWRKWLAACRYCYNQAIALSRSGKQLSKLKLRNEVMQSDLPAWVKETPCHIRQNAIFDAYLAFSASPGARFRSCRASSQAIKFNDANFSSGSWYPRLTKGLIFMVSEPIPKACGQGTQLVFTKGRWFAIFPEPVAVTPTDATGVIALDPGVRTFITGFDGSRFLELGSGDIGRITRLCQHLDDLMSRIAKEPCRSRRRRMRQAAQRMRTKIRNLVDEAHKQIAHYLTHNYSIIFLPTFETSNMVAKVKRLIKSKTARAMLTWAHYRFKLTLRHQGEITGTTVVDVTEEYTSKTCTHCGHVHSQLGGSKVFRCPECGFTLPRDWNGAFGIFLKALRDTASVTLTGNSAIVALSGNSRINVA; encoded by the coding sequence ATCCGGATTTACCCCAGCCCGGAGCTAAATCAAGTCTGGCGTAAATGGCTGGCTGCTTGTCGGTATTGCTACAACCAAGCAATTGCATTATCTAGGAGTGGTAAACAACTAAGCAAACTGAAATTACGCAACGAAGTGATGCAGAGCGACTTGCCTGCATGGGTCAAAGAAACACCCTGCCATATTCGGCAGAATGCTATCTTTGATGCCTATCTCGCCTTTTCAGCCAGTCCTGGCGCAAGGTTTAGGAGCTGTCGGGCTAGTTCTCAAGCCATCAAGTTTAACGATGCTAATTTCTCTTCAGGGAGTTGGTATCCAAGACTAACGAAAGGATTAATTTTCATGGTTTCCGAACCCATCCCTAAAGCTTGCGGGCAAGGGACTCAGTTGGTGTTTACCAAAGGTCGATGGTTTGCGATTTTCCCTGAACCAGTTGCCGTTACCCCAACTGACGCTACTGGCGTGATTGCATTAGACCCGGGCGTCCGAACTTTCATAACTGGGTTTGATGGTTCACGATTTCTGGAATTGGGCTCCGGAGATATAGGACGCATCACTCGGTTATGTCAACATTTGGATGATTTGATGAGCCGAATCGCCAAGGAACCCTGTCGTTCAAGGAGGCGACGGATGAGGCAAGCGGCTCAACGAATGAGAACCAAAATCCGCAATCTAGTGGATGAGGCCCACAAACAAATTGCTCACTACTTGACTCATAACTACAGTATAATTTTTCTGCCGACCTTCGAGACTTCCAACATGGTTGCCAAGGTGAAGCGTCTAATCAAATCCAAGACTGCCCGCGCCATGCTGACATGGGCGCATTATCGATTCAAACTAACCCTGAGACATCAAGGGGAAATAACTGGAACCACAGTTGTAGATGTGACGGAAGAATACACCAGCAAAACCTGTACTCACTGTGGTCATGTGCATTCCCAGCTAGGTGGCTCAAAAGTGTTCCGATGTCCTGAGTGCGGGTTCACTCTACCCAGGGACTGGAACGGTGCTTTTGGAATCTTTCTAAAAGCTTTGCGGGATACCGCCTCTGTTACCTTAACGGGTAATAGTGCTATCGTCGCATTGTCAGGCAATAGCCGGATAAATGTCGCGTAA
- a CDS encoding caspase family protein, translating into MKHYVCVTIGINQYQFLQPLSYAQRDAEALNQFWAEDAGFASDRCVLITDTSPETWDMPTYPSRGNLLDWMESICREQLQAEDTLFCFFSGYGIHHKGQDYLIPIDGSPENLEETAIPISLLFKHLNNAPTDNILLLLDINRTQGVQVGDQIGGETIALSEKFRIPTILSCRPDEVSRETSSLRHGFFTAALLEGLKSGKCQTLADLKSFLGDRLPELTDQHLRPLQNPVFAIATAEQAQLRLKPEPAKAMAAAGNHQSNSAVNSTFAPKQNGSHPSALPNLKLSSPFKTAPVSQPDPSENPTEPLNHDPASESSPEAADPSQKTNEQPQEEIMSDRSFFQQLIIWSGAIAVLLLLGVFYTNRSLFVGSQPSTTPSLPPMELSQPPTPETTDPTETEALTPPEAVVGDDVPETPAPTPANGEQLLQQARMIVQNTSASRLSQAIVQANQIPNNDPLYPEAQLAIERWSQMILDIAEGRAAMGNWSEAIAAASLVPETKRPIYEQAQLQIQNWQQPLTQLRENQAKIEAARSQIRPGQASTYSNAIAAVSTIGPEELGYDQATEAIARWSGEIWKLAQSRAQNNQFESAISAAVLIPEGTPPYTAAQQAIAQWRARTPNRNQTQN; encoded by the coding sequence ATGAAACATTATGTTTGTGTGACGATTGGGATTAACCAGTATCAATTCCTGCAACCCCTAAGTTACGCCCAAAGGGATGCAGAAGCTCTCAATCAGTTCTGGGCTGAAGATGCTGGTTTTGCGAGCGATCGCTGTGTGTTGATCACGGATACATCCCCGGAAACGTGGGATATGCCGACTTATCCAAGCCGGGGAAACCTGTTAGACTGGATGGAAAGTATCTGTCGAGAACAACTACAGGCGGAAGATACCCTATTTTGCTTTTTTAGTGGCTATGGCATTCATCATAAAGGGCAAGATTATCTAATACCTATTGATGGCAGCCCAGAGAACCTGGAGGAAACGGCTATCCCGATCAGCCTACTGTTTAAGCATTTAAACAATGCACCTACGGATAATATATTACTGCTGTTGGATATTAACCGGACTCAGGGAGTACAGGTAGGCGATCAGATTGGAGGGGAGACGATCGCCTTATCGGAAAAATTTAGGATTCCCACGATCTTATCTTGTCGTCCTGACGAAGTATCTCGGGAAACCTCCTCCTTACGACATGGCTTTTTCACCGCCGCCCTATTAGAAGGCTTGAAATCAGGAAAGTGTCAGACTCTGGCTGATTTGAAATCATTTTTAGGCGATCGCCTTCCCGAATTGACCGATCAACATTTACGACCCTTACAAAACCCAGTATTTGCGATCGCCACCGCAGAACAAGCCCAATTGCGACTCAAACCGGAACCAGCCAAAGCCATGGCGGCGGCGGGAAACCATCAGAGCAATTCTGCGGTCAATAGCACTTTTGCGCCCAAGCAAAATGGCAGCCACCCGTCAGCTTTACCTAATCTGAAGCTGTCTTCACCGTTCAAAACCGCCCCGGTAAGCCAACCAGACCCCAGTGAAAACCCCACAGAACCATTAAATCACGATCCGGCTTCTGAATCTTCCCCAGAAGCAGCAGACCCCAGCCAAAAGACCAATGAACAGCCCCAGGAAGAAATTATGTCAGACAGATCATTCTTTCAACAGCTTATTATCTGGAGTGGTGCGATCGCTGTACTACTGTTATTGGGAGTTTTCTATACTAACCGATCCCTATTCGTAGGTTCGCAACCCTCTACCACTCCCTCTTTACCTCCTATGGAGTTATCCCAACCACCCACCCCGGAAACTACCGACCCCACAGAAACAGAAGCCCTAACGCCGCCAGAAGCTGTAGTTGGGGATGATGTTCCTGAAACCCCTGCGCCGACTCCTGCTAACGGTGAACAGCTTTTACAGCAGGCTAGAATGATAGTTCAAAATACCTCCGCTTCTCGTTTGAGTCAGGCGATCGTCCAAGCTAATCAAATTCCGAATAATGACCCACTTTATCCTGAAGCACAATTAGCTATTGAACGCTGGAGTCAAATGATTCTCGATATCGCAGAAGGACGGGCGGCTATGGGGAATTGGTCGGAAGCGATCGCCGCAGCATCTTTAGTCCCCGAAACTAAACGCCCTATTTATGAACAGGCGCAATTGCAAATTCAAAATTGGCAACAGCCTCTCACACAACTGCGCGAGAATCAAGCTAAAATTGAGGCGGCTCGCTCTCAAATTCGGCCGGGACAGGCTTCGACCTATAGTAATGCGATCGCTGCTGTCTCTACCATTGGTCCGGAAGAATTGGGTTATGACCAAGCCACGGAAGCGATCGCTCGCTGGAGTGGTGAAATTTGGAAACTCGCTCAGTCTCGCGCTCAAAATAATCAATTTGAGTCCGCTATTTCGGCAGCCGTTTTAATTCCAGAGGGAACCCCACCATATACGGCGGCTCAACAGGCGATCGCTCAATGGCGAGCCAGAACACCAAATCGAAACCAGACACAGAATTGA
- a CDS encoding DUF3119 family protein gives MTTTSETSQLPPIVELPPSYVIPVVLVLSSIPLFLILKWVALPVSLFGLFLAIQTATIRLQFTPTDLDIYRSGKMIRRFPYREWTNWEIFWSPIPILFYFREVNSIHFLPMLFNAGMLRSCLEEKITINR, from the coding sequence ATGACCACAACTTCAGAAACCAGCCAACTACCTCCGATAGTCGAACTTCCCCCCAGTTACGTCATTCCCGTGGTGTTGGTACTTAGTTCAATCCCCTTATTTCTGATTCTGAAATGGGTAGCCCTTCCCGTGTCTTTGTTTGGACTATTCCTAGCCATTCAGACAGCCACCATACGCCTACAGTTTACCCCCACAGATTTAGATATATATCGTTCAGGTAAGATGATTCGGCGTTTTCCCTATCGAGAATGGACAAACTGGGAGATTTTCTGGTCGCCTATACCGATTTTATTCTATTTTCGGGAAGTTAATAGTATCCATTTTCTACCCATGCTATTTAACGCCGGAATGCTGCGTTCTTGCTTAGAAGAAAAAATCACGATTAATCGGTAG